From the genome of Cytobacillus firmus, one region includes:
- a CDS encoding FecCD family ABC transporter permease has protein sequence MTKEAQPFIPFIYKLAASFILFAGMFVAACVFGAADVTVRDVWLALTSNTSGEKISIIREIRLPREIAAIFVGAALSISGAIMQGMTRNPLADPGLLGLTAGANAALAITLVLIPSADYIGILVACFIGAAIGAGMVFGIGAMKKGGFSPIRIVLAGAAVSAFLFAIAEGTGIYFKISKDVSLWTAGGLVGTSWTQLQIIVPVISAGILLSLFLSKQLTILSLNEEVAVGLGQNTTQIKVILFILVTLLAGAAVALVGNMAFIGLMVPHIVRALVGTDYRFILPMSALTGASFMLLADTLGRTINAPYETPVAAIIAVMGLPFFLFIVHKGGKAFS, from the coding sequence ATGACTAAAGAAGCTCAACCCTTCATTCCATTTATATATAAACTTGCAGCAAGCTTCATCCTTTTTGCCGGCATGTTTGTAGCTGCCTGTGTGTTTGGGGCAGCCGATGTTACGGTCAGAGATGTTTGGCTTGCACTAACCTCCAATACTTCCGGAGAAAAAATCTCCATCATTCGTGAAATACGTCTGCCCCGAGAAATTGCGGCCATTTTTGTCGGAGCAGCACTTAGCATCTCTGGCGCCATCATGCAGGGAATGACAAGAAACCCTCTTGCTGATCCAGGCCTGCTCGGATTGACGGCCGGAGCAAATGCTGCACTTGCCATAACGCTTGTTCTTATCCCTTCAGCAGACTACATTGGAATTCTGGTCGCCTGTTTCATCGGTGCGGCTATCGGTGCAGGGATGGTTTTCGGCATTGGCGCCATGAAAAAAGGAGGCTTTTCTCCGATTCGAATCGTTTTGGCCGGAGCCGCGGTTTCTGCCTTCCTTTTTGCAATAGCTGAAGGGACTGGCATCTATTTTAAGATTTCAAAAGACGTCAGCCTGTGGACAGCAGGCGGGCTCGTCGGCACATCCTGGACCCAGCTGCAAATAATTGTCCCGGTTATCTCAGCAGGCATACTTCTATCCCTTTTTCTTTCCAAGCAGCTTACGATACTAAGCTTAAATGAAGAAGTGGCTGTAGGCTTGGGACAAAATACAACTCAGATTAAAGTCATCCTGTTTATCTTAGTCACCCTGCTTGCAGGGGCAGCTGTTGCACTGGTCGGCAATATGGCATTTATCGGATTGATGGTGCCTCATATCGTCCGTGCTTTAGTCGGAACAGATTATCGTTTTATTCTTCCCATGTCAGCTCTCACAGGAGCGTCATTTATGCTTCTTGCCGATACACTCGGGAGAACTATCAATGCTCCTTACGAAACTCCTGTTGCGGCCATTATTGCCGTAATGGGGCTGCCTTTCTTCCTGTTCATTGTTCATAAAGGGGGTAAGGCGTTCTCATGA
- a CDS encoding iron-hydroxamate ABC transporter substrate-binding protein, which translates to MKKLLIPFTILLLLLISACGNTEEKDTSSSEPKEDEKSGTITYESETGPVEVPADPKRVVLLSGFTGNVMQLGVNIVGVDTWSKNNPRFEEQLKDAEEVSEDNLEKIIELEPDLIIALSTVKNYDKLKEIAPTVTYTWGKLDYLSQHEEIGKLLNKEEEAKKWVADFKQRAEAAGEDIRAKIGEDATVSVFEIFDKQLYVFGDNWARGTEILYQAMDLKMPEKVKEMALKDGYYAISAEVLPEYAGDYIVISKYSDADHSFQETDTYKNIPAVKNNRVFEMEGNGASFSDPITLDAQLEFFKESFLGN; encoded by the coding sequence ATGAAGAAACTTTTGATCCCATTTACGATCTTGCTGCTTCTGCTAATTAGCGCCTGCGGCAATACAGAAGAAAAAGATACAAGCTCGTCTGAACCAAAGGAAGATGAAAAATCCGGTACGATCACTTATGAATCTGAAACTGGACCGGTTGAGGTTCCAGCTGATCCTAAGAGAGTTGTCCTCCTTTCAGGCTTCACAGGAAATGTTATGCAATTAGGCGTAAATATCGTTGGAGTGGATACATGGTCTAAAAATAATCCTCGTTTTGAAGAACAATTGAAGGATGCTGAAGAAGTATCTGAAGATAACCTTGAAAAAATAATTGAACTGGAACCAGACTTGATTATTGCCTTATCTACTGTTAAAAACTACGATAAACTTAAGGAAATTGCACCAACTGTAACGTATACATGGGGTAAATTAGATTACCTTTCTCAGCATGAGGAAATCGGCAAGCTGCTTAATAAAGAAGAAGAAGCAAAGAAATGGGTAGCTGACTTCAAACAGCGCGCTGAAGCAGCCGGGGAAGACATTCGTGCAAAAATTGGCGAAGATGCAACCGTTTCTGTATTTGAAATCTTCGACAAACAGCTTTATGTTTTTGGCGATAACTGGGCTCGCGGAACTGAAATCCTCTATCAGGCAATGGACTTAAAAATGCCTGAAAAGGTTAAGGAAATGGCCTTAAAAGATGGCTACTATGCCATTTCAGCTGAAGTGCTTCCCGAATATGCAGGAGATTATATTGTTATAAGCAAATACTCTGATGCAGATCATTCATTCCAGGAAACCGATACGTACAAAAATATTCCTGCTGTGAAAAATAATCGTGTCTTTGAAATGGAAGGCAATGGCGCTTCCTTCAGTGATCCAATCACACTTGATGCGCAGCTGGAGTTCTTTAAAGAATCATTTTTAGGCAACTAA
- a CDS encoding ABC transporter ATP-binding protein, with amino-acid sequence MVRLYTDGLNIGYSERLIVKDLSVQIPDKKITTIIGPNGCGKSTLLKAITRIISHQSGTVILDGENISKENTKILARKMAILPQTPESASGLTVGELVSYGRFPYQKGFGRLTKKDYEVIDWALEVTGTKEFKFRPVDSLSGGQRQRVWIAMALAQETDIIFLDEPTTYLDMAHQLEVLELLQKLNEEQERTIVMVLHDLNQAARFADHIVALKDGEIVKSGSYEEVITQDVLRKVFNIDAVIGRDPRTNKPMCITYNLLKGENQHEETFDPIYDLAASAN; translated from the coding sequence ATGGTCCGTCTATATACAGATGGCTTGAACATTGGGTATAGCGAACGACTAATTGTAAAAGATCTCAGCGTCCAGATTCCCGATAAGAAAATCACAACAATTATTGGACCAAACGGCTGTGGGAAATCAACCCTTTTAAAAGCCATTACCAGGATCATTTCCCATCAATCAGGCACTGTCATTTTAGATGGGGAAAACATTTCAAAGGAAAATACGAAAATCCTTGCCAGGAAGATGGCAATCCTGCCTCAAACACCTGAAAGTGCAAGCGGTTTAACAGTAGGCGAGCTCGTCTCATACGGACGCTTCCCTTATCAAAAGGGATTCGGAAGATTGACGAAAAAGGATTATGAAGTCATCGACTGGGCTCTTGAAGTGACAGGCACCAAAGAATTTAAATTCCGCCCTGTTGACTCTCTGTCAGGCGGCCAGCGCCAGAGAGTGTGGATCGCCATGGCACTTGCACAGGAAACCGATATCATTTTCCTTGATGAACCAACCACCTATTTAGATATGGCACATCAGCTCGAAGTTCTCGAACTTCTTCAAAAGCTGAACGAGGAACAGGAGCGCACCATTGTAATGGTCCTCCATGATTTAAACCAGGCAGCCCGTTTTGCCGACCATATCGTCGCTCTAAAAGATGGTGAGATTGTTAAATCAGGAAGCTATGAAGAAGTCATTACACAGGATGTTTTAAGAAAGGTGTTCAATATTGATGCAGTCATTGGACGCGATCCCCGCACAAACAAACCAATGTGTATAACTTATAATTTACTAAAAGGAGAAAATCAACATGAAGAAACTTTTGATCCCATTTACGATCTTGCTGCTTCTGCTAATTAG
- a CDS encoding NAD(P)/FAD-dependent oxidoreductase: MKQMEIYDVTVIGGGPAGLYSTFYSGLREMKTKLIEFQPQLGGKTHVYPEKMIWDVGGLTPTPGAKLIEQLVEQGLTFNPTVVLNEKVESISKNEEGFFVLKGSSGEEHFSKTVIVAVGSGILKPQKLKIEGAERFEVSNLNYTVKSLAHFKDKTVIVSGGGNSAVDWANELEPVARQVYITCRRDALTGHEAQVSQLMNSSVICINHTSITKLIAGVNHEEIEQVELTNNETGEVSYLAIDEVVINHGYEQDTELLKNSNLNIKMLEDFYIAGNANSETSVEGLYAAGDILKHDGKLHLIAGAFQDAANAVNKAKQYIEPDAAGAAMVSSHNDVFKKRNRELVKQLVR, from the coding sequence ATGAAGCAGATGGAGATCTATGATGTAACGGTTATTGGAGGAGGTCCGGCTGGACTTTACTCCACTTTTTACAGCGGTTTAAGAGAAATGAAAACGAAACTGATTGAATTTCAGCCGCAGCTGGGCGGAAAGACCCATGTGTATCCCGAGAAAATGATTTGGGATGTCGGCGGGTTGACTCCTACTCCGGGAGCAAAGCTGATTGAACAGCTGGTCGAGCAGGGGCTGACCTTTAATCCGACGGTTGTGCTAAATGAAAAGGTGGAATCCATCAGTAAGAATGAAGAAGGATTTTTTGTTTTGAAAGGGTCTTCAGGGGAAGAGCATTTTTCAAAAACAGTGATTGTGGCCGTTGGCAGCGGTATTCTAAAGCCGCAAAAGCTGAAAATTGAAGGCGCAGAGCGTTTTGAGGTCTCCAATTTAAATTACACAGTCAAGTCTCTTGCGCATTTCAAGGATAAAACGGTTATTGTGTCAGGAGGAGGCAATTCCGCAGTAGACTGGGCAAATGAATTGGAGCCTGTTGCCAGGCAGGTATACATCACTTGCAGACGGGATGCGTTAACTGGCCATGAAGCTCAGGTTTCACAGCTGATGAATAGTTCGGTGATCTGCATTAACCATACGTCCATCACCAAATTAATTGCCGGCGTAAATCACGAGGAAATTGAACAGGTGGAATTGACCAATAATGAAACGGGAGAGGTTTCATATCTTGCCATCGATGAAGTGGTGATTAATCATGGATATGAGCAGGATACGGAACTCTTGAAAAATAGCAATCTGAATATTAAAATGCTCGAAGATTTCTATATTGCAGGCAACGCAAACAGCGAGACGTCAGTTGAAGGGCTATATGCTGCCGGCGATATTCTTAAGCATGACGGCAAGCTTCATTTAATTGCGGGAGCCTTCCAGGATGCTGCGAATGCAGTAAATAAAGCGAAGCAGTACATTGAACCTGATGCAGCCGGGGCAGCGATGGTTTCATCACATAATGATGTTTTTAAAAAGCGGAACCGGGAATTGGTGAAGCAGCTGGTTCGCTAG